One Heptranchias perlo isolate sHepPer1 unplaced genomic scaffold, sHepPer1.hap1 HAP1_SCAFFOLD_70, whole genome shotgun sequence genomic region harbors:
- the LOC137318361 gene encoding probable G-protein coupled receptor 139 — protein MPWILSNSPSDLFCTECGDNFLFFSLSLTVNLVAIVILSRGKCGLSKCITRYLVGMAAADLTVVIIEVILKRINNIYLPVNFLFITPICTLKLVMKIVALDCSVWFTVAFTFDRFVAICCQNLKPKFCTQRTASLVVATVCVLGCLRSIPFYFVYQPQLIINSVPYFCVLTAAYHTSLLWAAYEWFDSILTPLLPIFFILLFNALTIKHIIMSNIVRRALLRNVDNHNDPETENRKKSMILLFTLSGNFILLWVTYVVHSLIWRAENYNYTYKYYTNPIYINQQTGYMLQLLSSCTNTCIYGLTQRKFREELKNGVKYLFTLNGRLCK, from the coding sequence ATGCCGTGGATTCTCTCTAACTCTCCGAGTGATCTATTTTGTACTGAGTGTGGtgataatttcctttttttttctctctctcttacagttaacttggtggcgattgtgatcctgtcccgaggcaaatgcggtctctccaaatgtatcactcgctacctggtgggaatggcagcggccgatttAACGGTGGTGATCATTGAAGTCATTCTGAAGCGAATTAACAACATTTATTTGCCAGTAAATTTCTTGTTCATCACCCCAATATGTACCCTGAAACTTGTCATGAAGATTGTAGCGCTGGACTGTTCGGTGtggttcacggtcgctttcaccttcgACCGTTTCGTAGCCATTTGCTGTCAGAATCTCAAACCAAAGTTTTGTACCCAAAGGACGGCGAGCCTGGTTGTAGCGACCGtgtgtgtgctgggctgtttgaggAGCATCCCCTTTTACTTTGTGTACCAGCCCCAACTTATAATTAATAGTGTCCCGTATTTCTGCGTTTTAACCGCTGCCTATCATACCTCGCTATTATGGGCGGCGTACGAGTGGTTCGACAGTATTTTAACCCCTTTACTGCCAATCTTTTTCATCCTGTTGTTCAATGCTCTCACCATCAAACACATTATAATGTCCAATATAGTCCGCAGGGCACTCCTGAGGAACGTCGATAATCACAACGATCCAGAGACCgaaaaccgaaagaaatccatgatTTTGCTCTTCACTCTATCCGGCAATTTCATTCTACTCTGGGTCACGTACGTTGTCCATTCCTTAATTTGGCGGGCGGAAAACTACAATTATACATACAAATACTACACTAACCCGATATACATCAATCAGCAAACGGGAtacatgctgcagcttctcagttcctgcaccaacacgtgtatctaTGGACTGAcacagaggaaattcagagaggagctgaagaatgggGTGAAATATCTGTTTACACTGAATGGCAGATTATGCAAATAA